A section of the Candidatus Moraniibacteriota bacterium genome encodes:
- a CDS encoding bifunctional 5,10-methylenetetrahydrofolate dehydrogenase/5,10-methenyltetrahydrofolate cyclohydrolase, with protein MQPILGKPIAEQLLQTAAERIRSQSVTPGLAAILVGGNPASQIYVGLKAKAAQSVGVYFEKQVLPVTATTTEVQAVVRSLNGRPDIHGIIVQLPLPESIDADRVIATIQPTKDVDGFHPETVARFLTGTSSVPPVFPRAILALLQNTGVPLEGKRACVFANSPLFARVMAIALGRLGVQADDNLSHTPTEMAAKLGLADIIITATGNPHSITGSMVRPGAIIIDGGITRTGEQVMGDTDPESFVRLEGYLTPVPGGVGPVTVALLIARVTELALGDSHEESIL; from the coding sequence ATGCAACCGATTCTCGGAAAACCAATTGCCGAGCAGTTACTGCAGACGGCCGCCGAACGTATCCGTTCACAGAGCGTGACGCCAGGCCTCGCAGCTATCCTCGTGGGAGGAAACCCGGCTTCACAGATTTATGTCGGACTGAAGGCTAAGGCGGCTCAATCGGTCGGGGTGTATTTCGAGAAACAGGTACTCCCGGTGACCGCAACGACCACTGAAGTCCAGGCAGTGGTACGCTCGCTCAATGGACGACCAGACATCCATGGCATCATCGTCCAATTGCCACTCCCTGAGTCGATTGATGCGGACAGAGTGATCGCGACTATCCAACCGACGAAAGACGTAGATGGGTTTCATCCAGAGACAGTGGCGCGGTTCCTGACTGGCACATCATCGGTGCCACCGGTTTTCCCACGGGCTATCCTCGCCCTGCTCCAGAATACGGGCGTGCCGCTTGAGGGGAAACGAGCATGTGTTTTCGCGAACTCGCCTTTGTTTGCTCGTGTCATGGCGATAGCTCTCGGCCGTCTAGGTGTCCAGGCCGATGACAATCTCAGTCACACCCCGACCGAGATGGCAGCGAAGCTCGGCCTGGCCGATATCATCATCACTGCCACGGGCAACCCACATTCCATCACCGGGAGTATGGTCCGTCCAGGAGCGATCATCATCGATGGTGGGATCACACGAACCGGCGAGCAAGTGATGGGGGATACGGATCCTGAGAGTTTCGTCCGGCTTGAGGGGTATCTCACCCCTGTCCCGGGTGGCGTGGGTCCAGTGACAGTCGCGCTCCTCATCGCGCGCGTGACCGAACTCGCATTGGGCGATAGTCACGAGGAGAGTATACTGTAG
- a CDS encoding leucine--tRNA ligase, with amino-acid sequence MKYDPKKIEKKWQGYWAAQGTFRQYRRPKKQYVLDMFPYPSGAGLHVGHPKGYIATDVYSRFKQLQGYGVLHPMGWDAFGLPAEQYAIKNQVHPAVAVKKNIATFKKQLERIGFTYDWEREINTTDPEYYKWTQWIFLQMFKKGLAYQSFDPINWCPSCQTGLANEDLEEGRCERCNSLVEKRPMRQWVLRITAYADKMLRDLKKLDWPDGVKEAQKNWIGRSEGVEVTFYVADSEEEVCVFTTRIDTIYGCTYVVVAPEHELLKKLEERVTNYDEVKKYLEQTKKKTDLERTELNKEKTGVKLDGIEAVNPFTGEKVPVYTADYVLGSYGTGAVMAVPGHDERDFEFAKKHDLPSKSVIAPYIKLTGDFAPRKNKTTTTRECVTGIVLSENGDKVLMLRRKKDSMHVFPGGGVEAGESSEAAMMREIREETGYTDFEIIRVITPRLYGLGYKAHKDVNCFDPDTVFEIRLKSEKGEEMAEEEHQTHEVLWVEKEKVGDLPRFADHHEYMWKMFHGGKESFCNDGIVFDSGEFTGLESTEARKKMTAWLVKEKLGKKKVNYKMRDWVFSRQRYWGEPIPLIHCERCGVVPVPEKELPVRLPNVKSYEPTGTGESPLAGIASWVNVKCPKCTGPAKRETNTMPQWAGSSWYYLRFLDPHNQRALVSKQKEKQWMPVDVYVGGDHATRHLIYARFWHKFLYDQGVVSTPEPFKRLEFLGLILASDGRKMSKRWGNVINPDDVVALFGADAFRLYEMFMGPFTQSIAWNTDGVVGTRRFLEKIWKLQGKLTTNNQQPTTRDRIIESLLHKTTKKVTEDIEAFKFNTAISSLMILVNEMEKTPALPVTSYRSLLILLAPFAPHIAEELWSGLGEKKSVFLAAWPKYDPRQIREETKIIGVQVNGKVRGTIELAVDATEAEARALALADPKVQAFTEGKSIRKCIYVPGRILNFVIV; translated from the coding sequence ATGAAATACGACCCGAAAAAGATTGAAAAGAAGTGGCAGGGATATTGGGCTGCCCAGGGGACATTTCGCCAGTATCGGCGTCCCAAGAAGCAGTATGTTCTGGATATGTTTCCGTACCCATCCGGGGCCGGGCTGCATGTTGGGCATCCCAAAGGCTACATCGCAACGGACGTTTACTCGCGTTTCAAGCAGCTCCAAGGCTATGGCGTGCTGCACCCGATGGGGTGGGATGCATTCGGTTTGCCGGCCGAGCAGTATGCGATCAAGAACCAGGTCCATCCGGCTGTGGCGGTCAAGAAAAATATCGCAACCTTCAAGAAGCAACTGGAAAGAATTGGCTTCACCTACGATTGGGAACGCGAGATCAACACGACCGATCCGGAATATTATAAGTGGACACAGTGGATATTCCTCCAGATGTTCAAGAAAGGATTGGCGTATCAATCTTTCGATCCCATCAATTGGTGTCCGTCGTGTCAGACAGGGCTGGCCAATGAAGACTTGGAAGAAGGGCGCTGCGAGCGCTGCAACAGTCTGGTGGAAAAGCGGCCGATGCGCCAGTGGGTGCTCCGGATTACGGCGTACGCTGACAAAATGCTGCGAGATTTGAAGAAGCTCGACTGGCCGGATGGTGTGAAAGAGGCACAAAAAAATTGGATTGGTCGTTCGGAAGGGGTGGAGGTTACTTTTTATGTTGCGGATTCCGAAGAAGAAGTCTGCGTATTTACGACGCGTATCGACACGATCTATGGCTGTACCTATGTGGTGGTGGCGCCAGAACATGAATTACTGAAGAAGCTCGAAGAACGAGTTACGAATTACGATGAGGTAAAAAAATACTTAGAGCAGACGAAGAAGAAAACTGATCTGGAGCGGACGGAACTCAATAAGGAGAAGACTGGCGTGAAGCTCGATGGCATCGAGGCGGTCAATCCGTTCACAGGCGAGAAGGTGCCGGTGTATACAGCGGACTATGTGCTTGGATCGTATGGGACGGGGGCGGTGATGGCAGTGCCAGGGCACGATGAACGTGATTTTGAGTTTGCGAAAAAGCATGATTTGCCGTCAAAATCTGTCATAGCCCCGTATATCAAACTGACGGGAGACTTTGCGCCGAGAAAAAATAAGACAACGACGACGCGCGAATGCGTAACGGGAATAGTCTTGAGTGAGAACGGAGATAAAGTTCTTATGCTGAGACGGAAGAAAGACAGCATGCATGTGTTTCCTGGCGGAGGAGTAGAAGCGGGGGAATCGTCAGAGGCAGCCATGATGCGAGAAATCCGAGAGGAAACTGGTTACACGGATTTTGAGATTATTCGAGTGATTACACCGCGTCTGTATGGACTTGGGTATAAGGCACACAAGGATGTGAACTGTTTCGATCCGGACACGGTATTCGAGATTCGTCTGAAATCAGAAAAGGGAGAAGAGATGGCCGAAGAGGAACATCAGACACATGAGGTACTCTGGGTAGAAAAGGAAAAGGTAGGCGATTTGCCGCGATTTGCTGATCATCATGAATACATGTGGAAAATGTTCCATGGAGGTAAAGAATCATTCTGCAATGACGGTATCGTTTTTGATTCGGGTGAATTTACCGGGTTGGAGTCTACTGAAGCGCGGAAAAAGATGACAGCGTGGCTCGTGAAGGAGAAGCTTGGGAAGAAAAAGGTGAATTACAAGATGCGGGATTGGGTGTTCAGCCGGCAGCGCTATTGGGGCGAGCCGATCCCACTCATTCATTGTGAACGCTGTGGTGTCGTGCCGGTGCCGGAAAAAGAACTTCCGGTGAGGCTTCCGAATGTAAAGAGTTATGAGCCGACAGGAACCGGAGAGTCTCCGCTCGCCGGTATCGCATCATGGGTGAATGTGAAGTGTCCGAAATGTACGGGGCCAGCCAAGCGCGAGACCAACACGATGCCGCAGTGGGCGGGATCGTCGTGGTACTATCTCCGATTTCTCGATCCGCACAATCAGAGAGCCTTGGTGAGTAAGCAGAAGGAAAAACAGTGGATGCCCGTCGATGTTTATGTCGGTGGCGATCACGCGACGCGGCATCTCATCTATGCACGTTTCTGGCACAAATTTCTCTATGATCAGGGCGTGGTGAGTACGCCGGAACCGTTCAAACGCCTGGAATTTCTGGGACTGATCCTCGCCTCCGATGGACGAAAGATGTCGAAGCGGTGGGGAAATGTCATCAATCCGGACGATGTCGTGGCTTTGTTCGGAGCGGACGCCTTCCGTCTGTACGAGATGTTCATGGGGCCCTTTACCCAGTCGATCGCCTGGAATACGGATGGGGTCGTCGGCACGCGGCGATTTCTCGAAAAGATCTGGAAGCTTCAAGGAAAACTTACAACCAACAACCAACAACCAACAACCAGAGATAGAATAATCGAGAGTCTATTGCACAAAACCACGAAAAAAGTGACCGAGGACATCGAAGCGTTCAAGTTCAATACGGCGATCAGTAGCCTGATGATATTGGTCAACGAAATGGAGAAAACTCCTGCGTTACCGGTCACCAGCTATCGATCGCTCCTGATTCTCCTCGCTCCGTTCGCGCCGCATATCGCCGAAGAACTCTGGAGCGGGCTCGGTGAAAAGAAGTCTGTCTTCCTCGCGGCGTGGCCAAAGTATGATCCGAGGCAAATCCGCGAGGAGACGAAGATCATCGGTGTGCAGGTGAATGGGAAAGTCCGCGGCACGATCGAGCTGGCCGTCGATGCGACCGAAGCTGAGGCGAGAGCACTCGCACTCGCTGATCCAAAGGTGCAGGCTTTCACCGAAGGAAAATCAATCCGGAAATGTATCTATGTCCCGGGCCGCATCCTCAATTTTGTCATCGTCTGA
- a CDS encoding fibronectin type III domain-containing protein, whose protein sequence is MPRSLLIFLALFILATTTLSLVPTTSLHAGLIPCGLSTPDPDILASTDPTQGTSRCTLCHLLVGLSRIVVFLRNIMAAVAVAVLVAMAIIYLTSGGNEGRMTFAKGGMFAALIGLGVVLLAWVTVNFILTLPIINTTTGLIRTGWDTVSCSTTSLSTGAVATTTPTPSTGGGGAGGTGGGLGGGGDLVTLPRDTSGAVIVAPIASPASLGVTAPSASSAILSWGAVPGATGYEVERCTGLTCTVFTSLGTSNTTSFTDTTLTPGTSYSYHVRAITSAGVSTWSNVVGVTTPANPGSTPGTGAMCPDPGSLQFLYGKSWVSDFTQAGNNLPVRWEVSVDANNQLTYRVTCRMSLLGWGADLSPQITVPIGSVTGSSFQVLSPGTQRLTNAQGNYCEVTLNASILSYTPRTSATMTFQGQNFVTGACSGGSGSDGGGGSGGTDGGGVVLPGTGGEGASRWLDPAGGVTVNGEHFNTTADITRGLNAYYTGVNQLVRNRCDARHLGNLGGHTIWIYDDTGTECTAYRETMSDYQEASYALQRAENPDMVTINEQPRSCSFAQYAPGPDIKSTAWNCSADGFTCGSLDPGQWRRTEGILIQLSPGIAYTIPYTYNPATDGGLGFNLSVHHWFGDAPYNNVDLWLSASPGQAADTDCTSALAGGSGGTPSITVKTGYCEPPRTGYINIKATSCQYFNTNEPYQFRRGGGDTCLVRIFGPDELGSSPMQITLSNGTTGGRSYTCPADVNSPR, encoded by the coding sequence ATGCCCCGCTCTCTTCTCATCTTCCTCGCTCTCTTCATTCTCGCTACCACGACCCTCTCCCTCGTCCCCACCACGTCTCTCCACGCAGGCCTCATTCCCTGCGGCCTCTCCACCCCGGATCCCGATATCCTCGCTAGTACGGATCCTACTCAAGGCACATCCCGTTGCACCCTCTGCCACCTGTTAGTTGGCTTAAGTCGCATCGTCGTCTTCCTCCGAAACATCATGGCCGCAGTCGCGGTCGCCGTCTTGGTCGCGATGGCCATCATCTACCTCACCTCAGGGGGGAATGAAGGTCGCATGACCTTTGCCAAAGGAGGCATGTTCGCGGCTTTGATTGGACTCGGTGTCGTCCTCTTAGCCTGGGTCACGGTCAACTTCATCTTGACGCTTCCCATCATCAATACTACAACCGGTCTCATCCGTACCGGTTGGGATACGGTGAGCTGTAGTACCACATCCCTCTCGACGGGAGCGGTGGCTACAACCACCCCCACCCCTAGTACGGGCGGAGGTGGAGCAGGTGGCACGGGTGGAGGCCTGGGAGGTGGAGGTGATCTCGTCACCTTGCCCAGAGATACATCCGGCGCGGTCATTGTTGCTCCCATCGCTTCGCCAGCGAGCCTTGGTGTGACGGCTCCGTCTGCTTCGAGTGCAATCCTCTCATGGGGAGCAGTGCCTGGAGCGACCGGGTATGAGGTGGAACGCTGTACGGGACTGACCTGTACCGTCTTTACCTCCCTGGGTACGTCCAATACCACGAGTTTTACCGACACCACCCTCACTCCCGGTACCAGCTATTCCTACCATGTCCGTGCGATCACCTCAGCTGGAGTCTCAACCTGGTCGAATGTGGTGGGAGTGACGACACCTGCCAATCCTGGGAGTACGCCCGGGACCGGGGCGATGTGTCCCGATCCGGGGTCTCTCCAATTCCTGTATGGCAAGAGCTGGGTGAGTGATTTCACCCAAGCCGGCAACAACCTGCCCGTCCGTTGGGAAGTGAGTGTCGATGCCAACAACCAGCTCACCTATCGAGTCACCTGTCGGATGAGTCTCCTCGGCTGGGGAGCTGATCTGTCCCCTCAGATCACCGTCCCCATTGGGAGTGTCACAGGCAGCTCCTTCCAGGTCTTGAGTCCGGGGACCCAACGCCTGACGAATGCTCAGGGCAACTACTGTGAAGTGACCCTCAATGCTTCGATCCTTTCCTACACCCCAAGGACGAGTGCCACGATGACCTTCCAGGGGCAGAACTTTGTCACGGGGGCGTGTTCGGGAGGGAGTGGGAGTGATGGGGGTGGAGGGAGTGGGGGGACGGATGGAGGAGGGGTGGTGTTGCCTGGGACGGGTGGCGAAGGGGCTTCTCGCTGGCTTGATCCTGCCGGTGGTGTCACTGTAAATGGTGAGCACTTCAATACGACAGCAGATATCACACGGGGATTGAATGCATATTATACCGGAGTCAATCAACTTGTCAGGAACCGATGTGATGCAAGGCATTTGGGCAATCTGGGTGGGCATACGATTTGGATATACGATGATACTGGTACCGAATGTACCGCATACCGGGAGACGATGTCTGATTACCAGGAAGCTTCCTATGCACTTCAGCGTGCCGAGAATCCTGATATGGTTACAATCAATGAGCAGCCCAGGTCCTGTAGCTTTGCGCAATACGCACCCGGCCCAGATATAAAAAGCACCGCATGGAATTGTAGCGCCGATGGGTTCACCTGCGGTTCCCTCGATCCTGGACAGTGGCGCCGGACAGAAGGGATTTTGATCCAGCTCTCGCCTGGTATCGCGTATACTATTCCCTACACCTATAATCCTGCCACTGATGGTGGTTTGGGATTTAATCTGTCCGTTCATCACTGGTTTGGTGATGCCCCCTACAATAATGTTGATCTCTGGCTGTCGGCATCGCCGGGACAGGCTGCTGATACGGATTGTACATCCGCACTTGCTGGCGGAAGTGGAGGAACTCCCTCGATCACCGTGAAGACAGGTTATTGCGAGCCGCCGCGTACCGGATACATCAATATCAAGGCGACATCGTGCCAGTATTTCAACACGAACGAACCCTACCAATTTAGGAGAGGGGGTGGAGACACTTGTTTGGTTAGGATTTTCGGCCCGGATGAGCTTGGCAGTTCCCCGATGCAAATCACCCTGAGTAACGGAACAACCGGCGGTCGATCCTACACCTGCCCAGCAGATGTGAATAGCCCCAGGTAA
- a CDS encoding undecaprenyl-diphosphate phosphatase translates to MDSLDAIILGVVEGLTEFLPISSTGHLVLVSHLLGLSETDFLKSFEVVIQLGAILAVVTLYWRKLLFDRAVMQRIVVALLPALGVGYLFYATIRSLLVSQLTVVIALFVGGVILILFERYRQEPTNPAAVETLTYKQALLIGLAQALSVVPGVSRAGATIVGGLATGLSRSAAVEFSFLLGVPTMVAATTLDVVKHHADFSLADIQSLAIGLIVSFLVALVAIKFLLRYVETHSFVAFGVYRILVAVLFTLIIL, encoded by the coding sequence ATGGATAGTCTCGATGCGATCATTCTCGGCGTCGTCGAAGGTCTGACGGAATTTTTGCCGATTTCCTCGACCGGTCATCTCGTGCTCGTCTCGCATCTCCTCGGATTGTCGGAAACGGATTTCTTGAAGTCATTTGAGGTGGTCATTCAACTTGGGGCCATCCTCGCGGTGGTCACACTCTATTGGCGGAAACTTCTCTTTGATCGGGCAGTGATGCAGCGTATTGTGGTCGCGCTCCTCCCGGCGCTTGGCGTGGGGTATCTCTTCTACGCGACGATCCGCTCACTGCTCGTGTCACAGCTGACCGTGGTCATAGCGCTGTTTGTCGGCGGCGTAATCCTCATACTGTTTGAACGGTATCGCCAGGAACCGACGAATCCGGCCGCGGTGGAAACGTTGACATACAAGCAAGCCCTCCTGATAGGACTCGCTCAGGCGCTCTCGGTCGTGCCGGGCGTGTCGCGCGCCGGAGCGACGATTGTCGGTGGGCTCGCGACCGGACTTTCTCGGTCAGCGGCAGTGGAGTTCTCGTTTCTCCTTGGCGTACCGACGATGGTCGCAGCCACGACCTTGGATGTTGTGAAACATCATGCTGATTTCTCGCTCGCAGATATTCAATCACTCGCCATCGGTCTCATTGTTTCCTTCCTCGTGGCTCTCGTCGCGATCAAATTCCTGCTTCGCTATGTCGAGACCCATTCCTTTGTTGCTTTCGGTGTGTATCGTATCCTCGTCGCGGTCCTCTTTACCCTCATCATCCTCTAG
- a CDS encoding DUF4349 domain-containing protein, which yields MAVRRSEWRKHVRVGGFLLVFVLFAPVLGIFLVQTLSLIPKRIHVSMPSPSYQDQSMVYKGGVMMDQPGVAAAGIDGDMLWRGERDIVPMPMDAVTIPSWGTTTPVSAVDQKMVKSASLDLRAQSLVWTSNQIQASAKNVGGYVESANVSQPKNDVQTAWLVVRVPVDRLDVVIEEAKKVASSVINENLSAGDVTDQSIDLTARLNAKRAEETALVSLLDKATKVSDVIEVTDRLAFVRSEIEGLDAQQRRLEGQVAMSSLSISITEDPRVVINGDSVRDGNVIKQSVNDLTRWLIALGSALGAIIISGLPVVLVYGFFLWVFYRIGVFVAERVVGRK from the coding sequence ATGGCAGTGCGACGCTCAGAGTGGCGGAAGCATGTGCGGGTGGGCGGATTCCTTCTTGTGTTTGTGCTTTTCGCTCCGGTACTTGGTATTTTCCTCGTGCAGACGCTTTCGCTGATTCCAAAACGGATACATGTCTCGATGCCGTCTCCGAGCTATCAGGACCAGTCGATGGTGTACAAGGGAGGGGTGATGATGGATCAACCGGGCGTGGCGGCAGCTGGTATAGATGGCGATATGCTGTGGCGCGGCGAACGGGATATCGTCCCGATGCCGATGGATGCAGTGACCATCCCGAGTTGGGGAACGACGACACCAGTTTCGGCGGTTGACCAGAAAATGGTGAAAAGCGCCTCGCTTGATCTACGCGCTCAGAGTTTGGTATGGACAAGTAATCAGATTCAGGCATCGGCGAAGAATGTCGGCGGATATGTCGAGAGCGCCAATGTCTCGCAGCCGAAGAATGATGTCCAGACCGCATGGCTCGTCGTCCGAGTCCCCGTAGACCGTCTCGACGTAGTGATCGAAGAAGCGAAGAAGGTGGCATCGTCGGTCATCAACGAGAACCTGAGCGCCGGAGACGTTACTGATCAGAGTATCGATCTCACGGCCCGGCTGAATGCGAAGCGAGCCGAAGAAACAGCGCTCGTCTCCCTCCTCGACAAGGCGACCAAAGTGAGTGATGTCATCGAGGTGACGGATCGTTTGGCGTTCGTTCGGAGTGAGATAGAGGGACTCGATGCGCAGCAGCGCCGGCTAGAAGGGCAGGTCGCCATGTCGTCGCTCTCGATATCGATTACCGAAGATCCGCGCGTCGTAATCAATGGCGATTCGGTGCGTGACGGCAATGTGATAAAGCAGTCAGTCAATGACCTCACTCGATGGTTGATCGCCCTGGGGAGTGCCCTCGGAGCTATCATCATCAGCGGTCTCCCGGTGGTTCTGGTGTACGGATTTTTCCTCTGGGTTTTCTACCGGATCGGTGTCTTTGTCGCCGAGCGTGTCGTCGGACGGAAATAG
- a CDS encoding 3'-5' exonuclease, whose product MHSIIPELLPLDRPLIVFDLETTGLSAGEDKIIELAYEKIMPNGSVTAHVHRINPGRPIPPEASAINGISDADVADAPSFAKLSYALWSAFEGADVGGFNITGFDLPFLKTEFASVGKSFDYLSKKILDAKILYHKMERRDMFAPRNLSAAYKLYCGKEHTTAHTGAGDVRVTVEVLEEELRRYPEFRDWKYLAELHGNKDLLESAKTEHASLEDTLRANTLF is encoded by the coding sequence ATGCACTCCATTATCCCAGAACTGTTACCACTCGATCGGCCGCTGATTGTCTTCGATCTCGAGACGACCGGGTTGTCTGCGGGCGAGGACAAGATCATCGAGCTCGCGTATGAGAAGATCATGCCGAATGGCAGCGTCACGGCGCATGTCCACCGAATCAACCCTGGCCGGCCGATCCCGCCGGAAGCGAGCGCGATAAATGGCATCTCAGACGCAGATGTGGCGGATGCACCGAGCTTTGCCAAGCTTTCGTATGCACTGTGGAGCGCCTTCGAGGGGGCGGATGTCGGCGGTTTCAATATCACTGGCTTTGACCTCCCTTTCCTGAAGACGGAATTCGCTTCAGTCGGGAAAAGCTTCGATTATCTCTCGAAAAAAATTCTCGATGCCAAGATTCTTTACCACAAGATGGAACGGCGTGACATGTTCGCGCCGCGCAACCTGAGTGCAGCCTACAAGCTTTACTGCGGCAAAGAGCATACGACCGCGCATACCGGAGCGGGTGATGTGCGGGTGACGGTCGAGGTGCTCGAAGAGGAATTGCGTCGGTATCCGGAATTCCGCGATTGGAAGTATCTCGCCGAGCTCCATGGGAATAAAGATCTCCTTGAATCGGCCAAGACTGAACACGCGAGCCTCGAGGACACGCTGCGCGCCAATACGCTCTTTTGA
- the atpC gene encoding ATP synthase F1 subunit epsilon: MISLTLKLVTPERAVALMEAAAVTLPIADGDVTILPTHTPYIGALKAGEVIIRLTDGKTESLAVSGGFVEFDTNTLSILADTAERAEEIDMERAEAARARAEAIQLKQGAMGEEEYARVAAALEKEMIRIRVVRKHRSRVGPNVISQE, encoded by the coding sequence ATGATCTCTCTCACTCTCAAATTGGTCACACCCGAACGCGCCGTTGCTCTGATGGAGGCGGCGGCAGTGACGCTCCCCATTGCGGATGGAGATGTGACTATCCTCCCCACGCACACGCCGTATATCGGTGCGCTCAAGGCGGGCGAAGTCATCATTCGTTTGACGGATGGTAAGACGGAAAGCTTGGCGGTTTCTGGTGGATTTGTGGAGTTTGATACTAATACGCTCTCTATCTTAGCGGATACTGCCGAACGAGCTGAGGAGATTGATATGGAACGAGCCGAAGCGGCACGCGCACGGGCCGAAGCTATTCAGCTCAAGCAAGGAGCGATGGGCGAGGAAGAATACGCGCGTGTGGCGGCAGCTCTGGAAAAGGAAATGATTCGCATCAGGGTAGTCCGCAAGCATCGGAGTCGCGTCGGACCGAATGTCATATCGCAGGAATAA
- the atpD gene encoding F0F1 ATP synthase subunit beta — protein MNTGRVIQIIGPVVDVEFADGTELPKIYDALEAVFGAGEKQETLVAEVHQHLGGGRVRAVAMGSTDGLQRGVAMVATGAPISVPVGKAVLGRMFDVLGHTIDGKEEAQFEKRSSIHRAAPSFEEQSTKAEIFETGIKSIDLICPFMKGGKVGLFGGAGVGKTVVIQELIRNIASEHGGYSVFAGVGERTREGNDLYHEMKDSGVLDKTALVFGQMNEPPGSRQRVALSALTMAEDFRDSEGKDVLLFIDNIFRFTQAGSEVSALLGRIPSAVGYQPTLAEEMGVLQERITSTKAGSITSVQAVYVPADDLTDPAPATTFAHLDSTVVLNRALTEIGIYPAVDPLDSSSTILDPQIVGERHYAVARGVQRVLQRYKDLQDIIAILGMEELTEEDKLTVSRARKVQKYLSQPFFVAEQFTGAPGKYVKLEDTIEGFEQILSGALDHIQEQDFYMKGAISEVTEVVKKDA, from the coding sequence ATGAATACAGGAAGAGTCATTCAAATCATCGGGCCGGTTGTTGATGTGGAGTTTGCGGATGGGACCGAGTTGCCGAAGATTTATGATGCGCTTGAAGCCGTGTTTGGTGCGGGTGAGAAACAGGAGACGCTCGTTGCCGAGGTTCACCAGCATCTGGGTGGTGGTCGGGTGCGCGCAGTCGCCATGGGTTCGACTGACGGACTTCAGCGTGGTGTCGCCATGGTCGCGACAGGGGCTCCGATCAGTGTCCCGGTTGGCAAGGCCGTCCTCGGGCGCATGTTCGACGTCCTCGGTCATACTATCGATGGCAAAGAAGAGGCCCAATTCGAGAAGCGAAGCTCTATTCATCGCGCGGCCCCGTCATTTGAGGAACAGTCGACCAAGGCCGAAATTTTCGAAACTGGTATCAAGTCGATAGACCTCATCTGCCCATTCATGAAAGGCGGCAAGGTCGGACTCTTCGGTGGCGCGGGTGTAGGGAAGACCGTCGTTATCCAAGAGCTGATCCGCAACATCGCTTCGGAACACGGCGGCTACTCGGTGTTCGCTGGTGTCGGAGAGCGGACCCGCGAGGGCAATGACCTCTATCATGAAATGAAGGACTCGGGTGTACTCGACAAGACAGCGCTTGTGTTTGGTCAGATGAATGAACCGCCGGGATCACGTCAGCGGGTCGCGCTCTCTGCCCTGACGATGGCCGAAGATTTCCGTGATAGTGAAGGCAAAGACGTGCTCCTCTTCATCGACAATATTTTCCGTTTCACTCAGGCGGGTTCCGAAGTGTCCGCGCTTCTCGGGCGCATCCCGAGCGCGGTCGGGTATCAGCCGACTCTGGCCGAAGAGATGGGTGTCTTACAGGAGCGCATCACCTCGACTAAGGCGGGTTCGATCACGTCGGTGCAGGCGGTCTATGTGCCAGCCGATGACCTGACTGATCCGGCACCGGCGACGACTTTCGCTCATCTCGATTCGACGGTTGTCTTGAACCGGGCGCTGACTGAGATCGGTATCTATCCGGCGGTTGACCCGCTCGATTCGAGCTCGACCATCCTCGATCCGCAAATCGTCGGTGAGCGGCACTACGCGGTGGCACGTGGCGTGCAGCGCGTCCTCCAGCGGTACAAGGACCTGCAGGATATTATCGCGATCCTCGGTATGGAGGAATTGACAGAAGAAGACAAGCTCACTGTCTCGCGCGCCCGAAAGGTCCAGAAATACCTCTCGCAGCCGTTCTTTGTTGCCGAGCAATTTACCGGCGCTCCGGGGAAATACGTCAAACTCGAAGACACGATCGAAGGTTTCGAACAGATTCTCTCGGGTGCCCTCGATCACATCCAGGAACAGGACTTCTATATGAAAGGCGCGATCAGTGAAGTCACCGAAGTCGTCAAAAAAGACGCATAA